The following is a genomic window from Nocardioides thalensis.
CCTGCCGTCGCCGTCGAGCTCGATCCGGTCGGCGTAGCCGATCAGGCCGACCTCGGTGCCGTCGTCCATCGTGACGACCGTCGAGAACCGCGCCTCGGTGTCGAGCAGCCGCCGCGGGTTGCGCTCGTGCCAGGTCAGGAACCGCTCGAGCGCGGCCCGCACCCGCTTGTGCTCGCGGGCCTTGGACCACGGCGTGCGGAAGTCGAGGCGGTCCCACACCTGGTCGACCTCCGCCATCAGCGCGTCGATCTCGGCGGGCGCGCTGCCGTCGGCGACCCGCTCGGCGAGCGCGTGCACCAGCTGGCCGAGGTTGGCCGACTGATGGGCGCGCACCACGCCCCCCGCCTCGCTCTCGAGGAACCACCGCGCCGGGCAGGCCGCGATCGCGTCGAGCACGCTCGCCGAGATCGGCACCGGCCGGCCCGCTTCGCGGAGCGGGCGCTCGGCCCAGCTCGCGGCGCGGGTGCCCCACCAGGTCGCCGGGTCGGCGGCGGGCACCAGCTGGCGCCGGCCGGTCGTCTCGTCGGCCAGCCGCGCCAGCCGGCGGGCGGCCGCCTCGCGCAGCGCCTCCGGCTGGTCGGGATCGGCGACCGTACGGCGCAGCTCGGCGACCAGCCCGGTCATCGACAGCGGCCGCGGCGGCCGGCCGACCTGGTGCCGGATGTGGTCGCGGTCGGGCACCAGCTCCTCGAGGAACCGCGACGGCTGCTCGCCGTCGTCGTCGGGCGACGCGACCGCGGTGACGACAAGCCGCTCGCGCGCGCGGGTGCACGCGACGTAGAACAGGCGCCGCTCCTCGGCGAGCAGCTCGCGCGGCGTCACGGCGGGCACCACCGTGCCGGGCCCGATGCGGTCGGCCTGCAGCAGCGTCGTCCGGCGCCGCAGGTCGGGCCACCCGCCGTCCTGGACGTGGGCGACCACGACGAGTCGCCACTCCAGGCCCTTGCTGCGGTGGGCGGTGAGCAGCCGCACCGCGGCGCCGCGCACCCCACGGTCGGCGAGGGTGTCGGCGGGGATCTCCTGCTGGACGAGGCTCTCGAGGAACGGCGCGACCGCGAGGTGCTCGCGCCGCTCGCCCGCCCGGGCGGCGACGTCGAACAGCGCGCAGACCGAGTCGAGGTCGCGGTGCGCCCGGCGCGCGGCTCCCCCGCCGGCCTCGACGCCCCGACGCAGCCGCTGCGGCCAGCCGGTGCCGGACCACAGCATCCAGAGCAGCTCCTCGGCGGCGGCGCCGGCGTCGAGCTCGGCGCGGACGCGGGCCAGCAGCCCGGCGACCGCGCGGGCGCGCTCGACCTCCGGGCCGGACAGCCCGTCGAGGTGGGTCGCGTCGACCACCGCCAGCCGCACCAGCTCGCGCGAGGAGCGCGGGGTGCCGTGGGACTCCTGTGCCTCGTCCTTCTCGCGGGCGCGGAGCTGCCGCGCGAGCCGTCGTACGTCGCCCGCGTCCATCCCGCCGAGCGGGCCCGTGAGCAGCGCCTCCGCGCGACCGGCGTCGACGTAGCCGGGATCGGAGTGGTCGTCGGTGTGCAGGTGAACGACCGCCCGCAGCGCGTCGAGGAGCGGCAGCACGGCAGGGTCGCGCACCAGCGGCACCTCGTCGCTGGCGACCTCGACCGGCACGCCGGCGGCGCCGAGCGCGCGGCGCAGCGGCGGGATGCTGCCGCGCCCCGAGCGCACCAGGACCGCCATGTCGTCCCAGCCGATGCCGTCCTCGAGGTGGGCGCGGCGCAGGATGTCGGCGAGGTGGTCGGCCTCGGCCCGCTCGGTGTCGAACGTGATCACCTCTACCCGTCCGTCGCCGTGCGGACCCGGCAGGCTCTCCGGGGACAGGAACGCCTCGCGGGCGCCCTCGTCGATCGTGCCCGGCAGGCCGATCCGGCCCGCGACCCGCTGGGAGGCCAGCAGGATCCGGTTGCCGAACCGGCGCGTGGTGCGCAGGGCGACGACGTCGCCGGGACGCCCGTCGGCCTGCGGGAAGTCGGTCGGGAAGCGGAGGATGCCGCGCACCTCGGCGCCGCGGAACGCGTAGATCGACTGGTGCGGGTCGCCGACGACGACCAGGTTGCGCCCGTCGCCCGCGATCGCGCGCAGCAGCGCGACCTGGCCGGGATTGGTGTCCTGGTACTCGTCCACGAAGACGTGGTCGTACTGCGCCCGCAGCTCGTCGCGGTGCACCTCCGCCTCGATCCGCGCCCGACGGATGAGGTCGGCGTAGTCAGTGGCCCCCTGGCTGTCGAGCGAGTCGAGGTACTGCTCCAGGAAGAGGCCGGCGGCGACGTACTCGTCGGTGCCGGACTCCTCTCCCAGCCGGCGCAGCGCCTCGCCGTCGAGGCCCTTTTCGCGGGCCCGGCCGAGCACGGCGTGCACCTCGCGCGCGAAGCCGCGGGTGCCGAGCGCGTGGCGGAACCGGTCGGGCCAGCGCACCGACTCGGGGTGGTCGGCGAGCAGCTCGCGGAGGACGACGTCCTGCTCGGGCGCGGAGAGCAGCCGCAGCGGCGCCTCGTAGAGCTCGGCGGGCGCATAACGCCGCACCAGCCCGTAGGCGAACGAGTGGAACGTCGAGCTCAGCTGGGTGCCGGTGGTGCGGCCCAGCCGCGCCGTCACCCGGTCGCGGAGCTGGTCGGCGGCCTTGCGGGAGAACGTCAGCGCGAGGACCTGGTCGGGGCTCGCGTCGCGCCGCTCGATGCGGTCGACGATCGCCTCCACGAGCGTGGTGGTCTTGCCGGTGCCGGGGCCGGCCAGCACGAGCAGCGGCCCGCCGGGGTGGTCGACGACCCGCTGCTGGTGCTCGTCGAGCGTCGGCGGCGCGGTGGCCGCAGCGGGCGGGGCCAGGTGGTAGCTGATCTGCTGGGTCGCGGTCATCTCAGCCGCTACTCAACCACCCGGGCACGACACATTCAGGCAGGCACCAGGTCCTCGATCACGGGCAGCCGGAACGGCTCGCGCCGGTAGCGCCCCGGCGGCATGCCGTGAGCGGCGCGGAACGCGCGGTTGAACGCCGCCTCCGACCGGTAGCCGACGCGCTCGGCGACGGCCGCGAGCGTCAGCTCGCCCTCGCGCACCAGTCGGCCCGCGACGTCCATCCGCCACGACGTCACGTAGGCCATCGGCGGCTCGCCCACGAGGTCGGTGAATCGCGCGGCGAAGGCCGATCGCGACATCGCGGCCTCGGCGGCGAGCGCGGGCAGGGTCCAGGGCCGACCGGGTTCGTCGTGGACGGCCGCGAGCGCGCGGCCGACGTACGGGTCGCGCAGCGCGGCGACCCAGCCCCGCGACGGGGTCGTCGACTCCAGCCAGGAGCGGATCGCATAGACGACGAGCACCTCTGCGAGCCGCACGGTCACCACCTCGGCGCCGGGCCGCTCCGCGGCGGACTCCTCGCGCACCACGTCGATGGTCGCGCGGAGCCAGTCGCTCTCGCCGGCCAGGAGGTACGGCGGCAGCGAGCTCATGAGCCGGGCGACGGCCGCGTCGGTGAAGCAGACCGCGCCGCACCCGAGCGAGGCGGGGGCGCCGCCGCCGTGCACGCTCATCCGTTCGTAGCGGTCGGTCAGCTCGATCCGGGGCAGGTCGAAGAGCGGGGCGGTCTCGGCGTCGACGTCGCTCGCGATCGCGTGGCCGGTGCCGTGCGGCACCAGCAGCAGCTGCCCGGCCCGGAGCGCGACGTCCTCGCCCTCCACCCGCACCACGGCCTCCCCCTCGGTCAGCAGGTGGAAGATCACGGTGCCGGGGATCGCCGGGATGTCGACGCCCCACGGCGCGCTCAGGTCGGAGGCGCTGTAGAAGACGCTGCGCAGCTCGAGGTCGCCCAGGGCGCTCGCGATCGGGTCCACGCCGCCATCCTGCTCCACCGTGGACGAATGAGCAAGAGTCACGGTCGATATGGCATGGATCGTCCAGGCAATCGCCGTCACGCTGGTGCCACGGATCAACCAACCGAGAGGAGCAGGTCATGAAGGTGCTGGTGGTAGGAGCGAGCAGGGGCAGCGGCAACCAGGTCGTCCGGGAGCTGGCGGCGGCGGGTCACGACGTCACGGCATTCGCGCGGACGGCGTCCGCGGCCGACTACGGCGACGCGGCCGTCCGCCGGGTCGACGGCGACGTGATGTCGCCGGCCGACGTCGAGAAGGCGGTGATCGGCCAGGACGCCGTGGTGGTCACGCTCGGGATCAGCGACAACCCGCTCAAGGTGCAGTGGCTCCACCGGGCGTCGACGCCTCTGCGGGTGCGCTCGGACGGGACCCGCGAGGTCGTCGGCGCGATGCAGCGCCAGGGCGTCACGCGCCTCGTGGTGGAGTCGATGTACGGCCTGGGCGACACCTATCGCAACCTGCCGATCTCGCTGAAGGTGTTCCTGAGCTTCGTCATCAAGCGGCAGGTCGAGGACAGCGAGCGGCAGGAGGACGTCGTCCGCGGCAGCGGGCTCGACTGGACCCTGATCAGGCCGGTCGTGCTGCACGACGGCGAAGAGACCGAGGCCGCGCGCGTCAGCGCGAACGACGAGTTCGACGGCCTCAAGGTCTCCCGCCGGCAGGTGGCCCGGGCGATCGCCGAGACGCTCGGCCGCTCGGACGCCGCTCACGCGACGCTCACCGTCTCCGGGCGCTGAGCGCAGAGGGCAAAAGGGAGAGAGGCGCTTGTTGGCATGAGCAACAAGCGCCTCTCAGGTGACCGGTACGGTCAGCGGATCCTGACGACCGCCACCTCGGACGTGCTGCCCAGGTACTGGTCGCCAGCGGGCAGCGATGCCTTCAGCCGGTGCGTGCCCCGCGG
Proteins encoded in this region:
- a CDS encoding ATP-dependent helicase, producing the protein MTATQQISYHLAPPAAATAPPTLDEHQQRVVDHPGGPLLVLAGPGTGKTTTLVEAIVDRIERRDASPDQVLALTFSRKAADQLRDRVTARLGRTTGTQLSSTFHSFAYGLVRRYAPAELYEAPLRLLSAPEQDVVLRELLADHPESVRWPDRFRHALGTRGFAREVHAVLGRAREKGLDGEALRRLGEESGTDEYVAAGLFLEQYLDSLDSQGATDYADLIRRARIEAEVHRDELRAQYDHVFVDEYQDTNPGQVALLRAIAGDGRNLVVVGDPHQSIYAFRGAEVRGILRFPTDFPQADGRPGDVVALRTTRRFGNRILLASQRVAGRIGLPGTIDEGAREAFLSPESLPGPHGDGRVEVITFDTERAEADHLADILRRAHLEDGIGWDDMAVLVRSGRGSIPPLRRALGAAGVPVEVASDEVPLVRDPAVLPLLDALRAVVHLHTDDHSDPGYVDAGRAEALLTGPLGGMDAGDVRRLARQLRAREKDEAQESHGTPRSSRELVRLAVVDATHLDGLSGPEVERARAVAGLLARVRAELDAGAAAEELLWMLWSGTGWPQRLRRGVEAGGGAARRAHRDLDSVCALFDVAARAGERREHLAVAPFLESLVQQEIPADTLADRGVRGAAVRLLTAHRSKGLEWRLVVVAHVQDGGWPDLRRRTTLLQADRIGPGTVVPAVTPRELLAEERRLFYVACTRARERLVVTAVASPDDDGEQPSRFLEELVPDRDHIRHQVGRPPRPLSMTGLVAELRRTVADPDQPEALREAAARRLARLADETTGRRQLVPAADPATWWGTRAASWAERPLREAGRPVPISASVLDAIAACPARWFLESEAGGVVRAHQSANLGQLVHALAERVADGSAPAEIDALMAEVDQVWDRLDFRTPWSKAREHKRVRAALERFLTWHERNPRRLLDTEARFSTVVTMDDGTEVGLIGYADRIELDGDGRVVVVDLKTGRNKPSGPQVKGHVQLALYQYAVDEGALDRPEEGLTGLTSGGAELIQLGLEDGSDTVTTQKQEPHLPDGPERTALRERISHTARLLRDERFPAVAGEHCRDCGFSPLCPIKSPGSVVER
- a CDS encoding cupin domain-containing protein translates to MDPIASALGDLELRSVFYSASDLSAPWGVDIPAIPGTVIFHLLTEGEAVVRVEGEDVALRAGQLLLVPHGTGHAIASDVDAETAPLFDLPRIELTDRYERMSVHGGGAPASLGCGAVCFTDAAVARLMSSLPPYLLAGESDWLRATIDVVREESAAERPGAEVVTVRLAEVLVVYAIRSWLESTTPSRGWVAALRDPYVGRALAAVHDEPGRPWTLPALAAEAAMSRSAFAARFTDLVGEPPMAYVTSWRMDVAGRLVREGELTLAAVAERVGYRSEAAFNRAFRAAHGMPPGRYRREPFRLPVIEDLVPA
- a CDS encoding NAD(P)-dependent oxidoreductase, with amino-acid sequence MKVLVVGASRGSGNQVVRELAAAGHDVTAFARTASAADYGDAAVRRVDGDVMSPADVEKAVIGQDAVVVTLGISDNPLKVQWLHRASTPLRVRSDGTREVVGAMQRQGVTRLVVESMYGLGDTYRNLPISLKVFLSFVIKRQVEDSERQEDVVRGSGLDWTLIRPVVLHDGEETEAARVSANDEFDGLKVSRRQVARAIAETLGRSDAAHATLTVSGR